The window GAggtgagggaaggagaaacagaagccTTAAGTGCAGTTATTTTCCCACCCAGGTATTCTTGTGTCTGGGATGGAAGATCCCTGAGTTCTTTTATATTTAAGCTGTCAGCAGATGTCTAGGAAGTCCCTCTGCAAAGCATCTCCCTGCTGGTTACCACCCCACTGTTTCTCACAGCatggtgctgctctgctttctaaATTCAACTGGAAGAATATGTACAGTAGATACAGAAGTTGtggttggtttgattttttaacTTGCATCATCATTAAAGACTGAGTTGTGGGCAGTGCCTGTGGTATTGATATATTTAATCTTGGCATAACTTTTTTAAGAGCTTATTGTTTTACATGTGTTTATAGAAACAGGCTTCTGCATTTGCTCAGGGTATCCAAACATgccaagctatttttttttaatttttttaatgtgtgtctCCTCCCTGCATTTTATTGCACTCTGCTTTCACATATGCCTACTTATATTGCCCTATCCTTTGTAAAGGTGTTTTTACTTTAATATTCTGGGTTAGGAGAGGTTGAGGGGacagaaataaacaggaaggaaaattcGACCAAAACACATCCACCAGCATTTTGCAGCTTTGCAGCTGGCATTCAGAAGGATCAGTTCTTAAACCTCATCATTTGGAATGTAAAATGCAGCTTCACTCTCCATCTGCTCcctaaaaaataacatttgtcCTGGAAGGGCTGGAGAGGTACCATATTGGAGGCATTGCAGGCAGTGAACAGGACAGCATTTCAATAAATCCAGAGCAATTAATGCTGTGGCAGCTTCCTTAAGACATAAAAAGTTCAACAGAAGACGTGTTGATCTCTGAATGCATCAGTTGGCTCATGATGGAAGTGtttgtgttgtgctttttttaaagcaaagattTGAAATAATGGCTTGAAGATGATGCTCTTCAGTAACTGTAGGACATAGTTTTGCAAGAGTCTCAGTCTTGCACCTCTGCAGACAGAGTTGTTGCTATTCTAGGGTAAGCTGAGAGGAATCCCTGACCCCACTCTAAAACACGCTGTCCTTCACACCATGCTGGTATTGAAACTGGAACAATAAGGATTTGATGGATAAACCTCTCGTTgagtaaggaactggctggatggtcataCTAAGTGTAATGAACAATGGCTctatgtccagatggagacctgtggtGTCCCCTAAGGGTTGATAATGGGGCaatgctatttaacatctttgtcagtgacgTGGATAttggcattgagtgcaccctcagtgagTTTGCTGATGccaccaaagtgtgtggtgaggttgacatgctggagggaagggatgccatccagagtgATGCTCAGAAGGAATTCTCAGCACGGCCCTGAAGATCTCCACATAGGACACCacaatgaagacaaaacagccaaaagCTACACAGGCACTAACCACAAAAAGCCCAActtccctgaggtaggagtgtgagcaggagagcttgaggatcagggggatttcacagaaaaacTGGCCCACGGCATtcccctggcagaggggcagtgaaaatgtgttGGCTGTGTGTAGCAGAGCATAGAGAAACCCGgtggcccaggcagctgctgccatgtggacacaagctctgctgcccaggagggtcctgaagtgcaggggtctgcagatggccacgtagcaGTCATAGGACATGGTGGTCAGAAGATAAAACTCTGCTGACATgaaaaagacaaacagaaaaaactggGTAGCACACCTTGTGTAGCAGTTTaccctggtgtcccagagggaacTGGCCATGGATTTGGGGAGAATGGTGGAGATGGATCCTAGGTCAGTGAGGGAGAGGTTGAggaggaagaagtacatgggggtgtggaggtggtggtcacTTGCAGGCAGtagctccctctccctccctgcccatgtctctgctgcctggagctgtctCTGCCAGGAACTGCTTCTCTGTCTCAATGTGCCCTCCTTAGCAGTGCTCCCAGAGCCCATCCCACCCGCTgagtgctcagctctgccttgaAGATACCTCTTGCAGCAGGGACCTGCCCAGGGGCATCTCCAGCTGTGCAGGGGCTCAGGAGCAGCTCAGACAAGTCCCAATTTCAACTAGGGTCttgctgccttctccagagTGGAGAAGTAAATTCTCATCTCCCACTGTCTACCCAGCCCACCGAGAGTGGAGAACTCAAAGCACAAACTGCTTTTGTCTCAGGTAAATTATGCTTCTCTGTGTTGATTCAAAAGGGCCCTCTGCAAATGTCCTGGGGGTGATCTGGAGCTGCCAGCAAACCTCACCCACACAGCACCCTCTTAAAAGCAGAAGGACCTTGTCTTCTCCTGCCAGGTACTGACTACTTCCATGTTGAGCTTTGACCGACAGAGCCATGGGAAGgtccctgggcaggctgagagctgaccctggcaggcagcagagcccctgcCCCAGAAACCAgcctctgggctgcaggaccctgctcaAAGGACATCCCTGGGCACCCCTATCTGCACATCCACCTGAATAGCTATCCAAAATTCCCCAACTAGAGCCTCACCCTAATACTACCCCCCTTACAGATCCCacaagctgtggctgtgctaGCTTTTGGAGATGCCTCCACGAACTGCACCCACATTGTCCTGCACCCACAGACTCACTGTGTCAAGATTTCTCCTCCACAGAGTTCTCACTCATCCTCCCAGTCCTGACCACCTTTAAGCTCTCTCTCCCTTGGTCATCTCCCTCAGATcccctggcagtgtccttctccctgctacgctgagcagaggagctgctcctgggcagagctgtctctctgcagTACAGCCCACTTGtcagcagctccctccatcccaggagcCCAGCTTAAAATGTTAATGAGTCCATGAAGCTCAGACAAAGAGAGGAAGCTGACAAAACCTCTCCAGAAGTCCAGGTCAGAGTCAAACTCTAAAGTTTCTGGCAGTGTTAATGGGTCCCACAGAGGGACAGGACAGAGGAAGCAACCCCAGGGTGTTTGtagagcaggaaagaggaggcagTGATggcagggggaaaaaggaaggtgaAGGTGGCTCTGGTGCTGAGGAACCTGGGATGTGTTTAATGACTTCAAAGGGCTAGGCCATAAACCAGTTCACCAAGGGTGCCTGCCCTGACCCTTAtcccctgggaagggagatAAGGGTCCTTCCCTCatccttcccagctccccctggggctgggatgtGGAGATGTGCAACAGCAAGGGCAGGACTACGCACAACACTTTTGTCAGCTCCCTCAGTGGAACTTCCTTCACAATGTCTTTAAGCC of the Apus apus isolate bApuApu2 chromosome 7, bApuApu2.pri.cur, whole genome shotgun sequence genome contains:
- the LOC127386819 gene encoding olfactory receptor 14J1-like; amino-acid sequence: MYFFLLNLSLTDLGSISTILPKSMASSLWDTRVNCYTRCATQFFLFVFFMSAEFYLLTTMSYDCYVAICRPLHFRTLLGSRACVHMAAAAWATGFLYALLHTANTFSLPLCQGNAVGQFFCEIPLILKLSCSHSYLREVGLFVVSACVAFGCFVFIVVSYVEIFRAVLRIPSEHHSG